A genomic region of Helicoverpa zea isolate HzStark_Cry1AcR chromosome 8, ilHelZeax1.1, whole genome shotgun sequence contains the following coding sequences:
- the LOC124632790 gene encoding defense protein 6-like translates to MSLESFVQYIHWEVSIMKACLIVAIFLVVGYTVVTSAAEIGDADAPHTMVKRETIQGPPLPGRCVFYECIASCRQRGYKSGGYCTLNGCQCLR, encoded by the exons ATGAGCTTGGAAAGTTTTGTACAGTATATTCACTGGGAGGTTTCAATCATGAAGGCTTGTCTAATTGTTGCTATATTCCTCGTTGTGGGTTACACAGTTGTAACTTCGGCTGCTGAAATTGGCGACGCTg ATGCGCCTCACACGATGGTTAAAAGAGAAACGATACAAGGGCCACCTCTTCCAGGGCGCTGTGTGTTTTACGAGTGCATTGCAAGTTGCAGACAAAGAGGATACAAGTCTGGCGGATACTGCACTTTGAATGGATGCCAATGTCTTCGATAA